From the Candidatus Eisenbacteria bacterium genome, the window CGGCCTGCGTGCGAAGCCCGTCTCGCGAGTCCGGCTCCAACAGCTTCGCGACGCCAAAGTCGAGCAGCACCGGGCGGCCTTCGGAAGTGACGAGAATGTTGCCCGGCTTGATGTCGCGGTGAATCACGAGATTGGCATGCGCGAATCGCACCGCGTCGCACACTTGGGCGAACAGCCGTAGGCGCTCCGCCAGCGGGAGCGAACGCTCGAGGCACCAGGTGTGGATCGGCTGACCCGCGACGAACTCCATGGCGAGGAACGGGGTGCCGTCCTCAGTGGTTCCGCCGTCCAACAGGCGGGCGATGTTCGGATGCGTGAGTTGTGCGAGCACCTGTCGCTCGCGCAGGAAGCGCGCGATGAGATCGAACGAGCGGAGCCCCGCGCGCACCAGCTTGATCGCGGCGCGCTGCTCGTAGGCGCCATCGGCGCGTTCGGCAAGCCACACATCGCCCATGCCACCTTCGCCCAGTGGCTCGACGAGTCGCCACGCTCCGGCCCGCGTACTTGCGCGCAGCGCCGGTCCCGGCTCGAGCAGCGCGCGCAGCAACGAATCCTCGATGCGCAGCCCGGTGGCGGTGTGGGCGGCGAGCATCGCGGTCACTTCGGCGCGCAACGTCGAGTCCCCGGCGCACGCTTCGGCCACGAAGCGCTCGCGCTCGGTGGGCGAGCGCTCGAGCGCCGCGTGGAAGATCGTCTCGATCGCTTCCCAGGTCCGGGAGTCCATGGCGTGTATCTCTAGTGGCGACGAAGCGGGACGCCGCCGGACATACTGCGCTATTCGGGCAGCGCCAGGCCGCGGATCACCTCTTTGCGCAGCCAGGCACGTGCGGCAATCCAGTCGCGCTGCACAGTCTTGGACGAGAGCGCGAGGTGGGACGCGATCTCGTCAACCGTGAGCCCCGAGAAGAATCGATGCTGCACCACCTCCGCGGCGCGCGGATTCGCGCGACTCAGGCGCTCGAGCGCGTCCTCGAGCGCCAGGATCTCGTCCGCCTCCGCTTCCGAAATGAACGGCTCGGCCTCGTCGAGCGAGATGTGCTCGGCGGCTCCTCCGCGCTTGTGCCGCAGGCGGGCGCGGGCGTAGTCCACGAGGACGCGGCGCATGGTGTTCGAGGCGGCTGCGAGAAACTGAGTGCGGCTCTCCGACGGCAGCTTCTCGTGATGCGCGAGCCGCAGGTAGGCCTCGTTGACCAGCGCAGTCGCACTCAGCGTGTGGCCGCTGCGCTCGTTGCGAAGGCGCTGGCGTGCGATCCCGCGCAGTTCGTCGTAGAGCAGTTGGACGACCTTCTCGAGCGCTGCCGCATCACCCTGACCCATGCGCTGGATCCAGCCCGTGAGTTCGCCGTGCATGCGCGCGATAGTAGCCGACCGACTCGACAGGAGCTGCTCGTCCGGCCGACGGCCGCGCTTGACCGCCCGAACTTCGCTGCTAGAATGCGGCCCTCGTTGACGTGCCGGGTGCGTCCAGAACCTCCCGTGCACGGCCAACCCCAAGTCTCGTGGGGATGTAGCTCAGT encodes:
- a CDS encoding sigma-70 family RNA polymerase sigma factor, which gives rise to MHGELTGWIQRMGQGDAAALEKVVQLLYDELRGIARQRLRNERSGHTLSATALVNEAYLRLAHHEKLPSESRTQFLAAASNTMRRVLVDYARARLRHKRGGAAEHISLDEAEPFISEAEADEILALEDALERLSRANPRAAEVVQHRFFSGLTVDEIASHLALSSKTVQRDWIAARAWLRKEVIRGLALPE